From a region of the Lactuca sativa cultivar Salinas chromosome 4, Lsat_Salinas_v11, whole genome shotgun sequence genome:
- the LOC111894664 gene encoding transcription factor CYCLOIDEA, with protein sequence MHSSNPFPQLPSSTVGFSHPNFFFYHEKDDVQYNYHRKNDDPFISSDFLFHPYNSSTPPAVMENVTTIKQDFVRQQQFSEGSGLQCSEDHDLLDSVISPYNKRLATSKKDGHSKIYTARGPRDRRVRLSIEISRKFFCLQDLLGFDKPSQTLDWLFTKSLTAINELVEETSCSSSTVTDQSKLTFLETINGGSEKKPVLPKCVSIKKKKTTRRCNKSGFQEDLARDQCRTEARARARERTREKLLVKKLDDDLKTLFPDCCDSGNFWSQTEPKNEYNDICRECIMDQEPSMQSKTFNLSN encoded by the coding sequence ATGCACTCCTCAAATCCTTTTCCACAGCTTCCCTCATCCACCGTTGGCTTCTCTCATCCCAATTTTTTCTTTTACCATGAAAAAGATGATGTTCAGTATAACTACCACCGGAAGAACGACGACCCATTTATCTCCAGCGACTTTCTTTTTCATCCCTACAACAGTTCTACTCCTCCTGCGGTTATGGAGAATGTTACTACAATCAAACAAGATTTTGTTAGGCAACAGCAGTTTTCTGAAGGATCAGGGTTGCAGTGTTCTGAAGATCATGATCTTTTAGATTCAGTAATTTCTCCGTACAACAAGAGATTAGCGACCTCGAAGAAAGATGGACATAGTAAGATCTACACAGCTCGAGGCCCAAGGGATCGAAGGGTGAGATTATCCATTGAGATCTCACGAAAGTTCTTCTGTCTTCAAGACTTGCTAGGGTTTGACAAACCAAGTCAAACCCTTGATTGGCTGTTTACCAAATCCCTCACAGCCATtaacgagttggttgaagaaaCGAGCTGCTCATCTTCAACAGTCACTGATCAATCCAAACTTACATTTCTGGAAACCATTAATGGCGGATCAGAAAAGAAACCAGTACTACCCAAGTGTGTTAgcatcaaaaagaaaaaaacgaCACGACGATGCAATAAATCTGGATTTCAGGAGGATCTTGCTAGAGACCAATGTAGGACAGAAGCAAGAGCAAGAGCTAGAGAAAGAACAAGAGAAAAACTGCTTGTTAAAAAGCTTGATGATGACTTGAAGACATTATTTCCTGATTGTTGTGATTCAGGTAACTTTTGGAGTCAAACTGAACCGAAAAATGAGTATAACGACATATGCAGGGAGTGTATAATGGATCAAGAACCTTCAATGCAATCTaaaacattcaatctttcaaatTAA